From the genome of Triticum aestivum cultivar Chinese Spring chromosome 1A, IWGSC CS RefSeq v2.1, whole genome shotgun sequence:
GGCACGCGCGTGACGCGAAGCAAGCCACGAAACGTTTTTCTCTACACCCCGCTTTCGTCCAACTCTGTTCtctcctgcggcggcggcggccgtagaAATCGAAGCACGACGACGGAGATCAGTGCGCGGCAGTATGGATCTCCCCTTCCCTATCTTCTTACTTGGCGTGCCTTCTCTCCTTCCTTTGTCATTTCTTCCATTGGAGCTGCTGAGCTGCAACCTAGCAGCGGTCATGGCGGCGGCAGACAGGTGAGTGTCATGCGACGGAGCCCTGCAGATGGAGGTCGGGCGTGCTGCACGCGCTGCGTATTGGGCGTGTCTGTCGGCTGCGCGTTGGACGTGCTTGCCTGACGTGCCTGCTGCGCGTGTTGTACGCCAGGCCTGGTTGCCGGGCTGCCGGGCGGGCGTGTGGGCCGCGCTTGCCGTTCTCGCGTGTGCGTGGTGTATATGTGTGCATGGTGTACTGATGTGTTTCACTTGATAATCTCCCCAAAATACTGGTTCTTTGATTAATTTTGTCCTACATCAGCCGAAAGGGGAAAAGGAACAGGAAATCAGTGGCTATCCTAACCATGCTTTATCCTTCACAACCAAACAAAATATAGGCTAACTTCATCCATCAACCAAACATAAAAAATGGCTATCCCTAACCAGCTGGATAGGGATACCCTTAGCCACCCTAGCATCTCCCTTGAACCAAACACATCCCTCGTGGGCGTGTGTGACGCGGACTCCTCTCCGTGGGTGAGCTTTTCACCTGGACGGGCCGCGGCCGATTTGGGTGTTTTCACCTTTTTGTAAACTTTAGCGGGATCTGATCtcatttggaaaaaaaatcaggATCTGACTCTTTTGCTGCCGCCAGCCCCCCGGCAGTAGGTGTAACGACATGCACCGACGGCCGTTACTGCCCGCTTACGTGGCAAAGGACCTACCACCGTAGTCTCCAACGATAGGGTGCATCTTCCTATCGCCCAGGTCCCCGACGGTAGGGCCCTGTCGTGGATAAggtggtgggggtgggggatgTGCTCTCCCACCCAACCATCCACTCCCCATTCTCCTTCACTCGTCTGAGCTCAAGCcctttccccctctcttcctcactCAAGGGCCTCCCAAATCTCTCTCATTTGCAAGGTACCTCTCTCACTTCTCATCTTAATTGGTTGGAATCATGTTTTTAGGTTGGATTGCTCACATTgttttcaaaccctagttcatgatTGTGTCGTGGTGAAATAAATTTATGTGATGCATTTAGGGTTACGTGTTGTGTTTACACTATGTACTGTGTGCCTAGCATTGTTGGTAGTAGCTCAATCTAGTGCTAGGGTTAGTGATTTTGTTAGGTCTTGGATGTTAGGGTTGGGGTTAGTGTAATGATTAGGGTTAAGGTTTTGCCTTTGATGACCATTATAGCTACCCATCAAATTGTAGGATGGGACCATTGCCCGGTTTCATGAATTTTTCTTTCATGGACCTTCCACGGGCAACCTTCTCTGTCACATTTGATGGTGTAGCACATATTTTGGTTGGATTGACCAACAACATACGGCCGATGATTCCTAATGGCGTTGTCACTCAACCATATCTTGAACTTTTGCAAGCACCCAAACTTGATGCATTTTTTCAAATGAGCATTCTCGTCCTCATCCTAGGGCCTTGGATCACCGACCTTCCGGCAAGGTGATGGTTCAACGAACCTCAATCTCATGCCACCATCAACAACGGCCTTATCGCAAGACTAAGATCACGAAACAATTAGGGTCCTCTTTCCTTGCCATTCACCATCTTGAAGATTTGATTTTCTTGCGCCGTGAACCCATCCTCGTCCAACTCTTCCTCCGGACCCTCGTGATCCGAGTATACCTACACATACGGCTATAAGGGAGGTTACGGTCCATGTCTTGTTGGTACACAATGACATCAAGTCACTAATGGGATGGTAATGAATCTCTTCTTCTTCTGCGTAAGCATCATCTTGAGCAATAGCATGATCATCAACACTAGCaataccatcttcatcaacataaggaatagcatcatcatcaacacGAGCAATAGGATCACCTCAAACTATTATGGCTCTATCATTGATGCCGTCTTCATTTGGTtggctacttggtggttggctagaagaTTTGTGGACATACACCTCGACACTACCATCATGTATTGGGGAGGACACATTATGGTTCAAGTTGAGTTGTAGGCGAGGAACTTCAAACTTAGTGGCAAATAATTCAAGTGACTTGTCTTGTGATCACTCAATTTTATTCTTGTACACATTCCAATGCAAAATCGGAGGTGATGGGCATACTCTTTAATAGTGACTTTACTCCcactccaacatcatacctcccaATAAGCTCCGCCACATCAAATGGGTTAATCCAATGTAAGATGCTTCTCACTTTCACTACAACATCCTCATAGCTTGGGCTTGTGTCAAAAACCAAGGGCTCTTCCCCTTCATCGTCATTTCATTCAGAAATGCCGCCTTGTCCAAGTAATGCACATTAACGAGTCTATCCATCTAAGAACAATGGAAAGAAATCAAGTCATCCATGGGCCGATCAATTCATATGGATGAATTACCTACACTATGCATACAATGGAAACAAACTTGTATGCATTGCATTCAAATAACAAGATAAACATGGTTAAATTAAATCCATAGCCTTAACCCTAACCCTTCCCTAACATAACAACTAACCCTAGCACAAGATCTTGCTAACCCCAACAATGGTAGGCACACAATACATAGTCAAAGCACAAACATAACCCTAAATGCATCATATTCATTGATTTCACCACAACAAGAGCAAGAACTAGGGGTTTGCAATCGTGCGAGCAATGCAACTAAAAATAGGTGATTCCAACCAACCAAAAGAAGGGGGGTGTGAGAGGTAGCTTGGGTGATGCAAATGCTCCAAATCCACCGGACAAATCTCTATCAATGGAGAGGGATTTAGTGGGTGCTTTGGTGgggaaaagaggggggggggggggggggggagctttgAGGGGAAGGAGATTGAGGGTGAATGGGTGGATAGTGGAGCCTACCCATTCACCTCAACACCTTATCCACTACACAGACCTACTGCCGGGATGCTTGGTGGTAGGCTCGATCACCATACCGCCTGGGTCCTTGGCGGTAGGCCCCTTTGCCACGTTAGCTGGCGTTAACGACCATCACCCTACTGCCCGGGGGTGTGACGGTAGGATGTGATACCCTATCGCTGGGTCAGATGGCGGCAGAGAAAATGATCAAatcccaatttttttttttttttgcaaccgGGGTCAGATTCTGCTAAAGTTTGACAACGGGGTCAGAACACCAAATTTGACCACGGTCGCCGTTGCACCCACACCGGCACCGGCACGTCGGGTCGTCACTGTTCGTTGGTGGGGCGGCACGGGGGGAACAGTGCGGCATGGGCTCGAATGAAACCGACTGACGCGTGAGTGCACGCAAAAGTACATAGCTCTTTCTTTAAAACGGGACAGGCCTACCTGCGGCCGGCTACGCACATACCGTAGACTATCTTTGCCGCTTATGCTAGCCACGCCGTGGTTTCCTCGTTCGCTCTTGCCTGAGAACCCGAGACAAAACAAGACAGAATAAGATACGGCCGCACGCACGCGAAATGATAAAACATTCAGAGAACAAGGCAGGACACAACTTGTTGCGACAATAAAAGATACTACTACACGTATGCTTCACTTCAGGGGGCCATCTGCAGCCGCAAATACACGTTACTATGATAGCCAAGTTCACACACCTCACGCCTATAAATAAACTAAAACATTCCTCCTACAACCCGATATACTGAGACAACATCAAAACTGCTCGCTGGCACAAGTTAAGATCTCAAGGGCGGCCTCTTGTCCTCGCCTGGGCAGGCTACAGATCTGCAAAGAAGTCCGGCGCGAACCCGTCCAGCctcttgcccttgcctttcttcttgCTCCTCGACACTGTCCAACACGACGGCACAAGCAAGGGCAACCATTATCAGAGACCCTAAATAGCAACGGCGCGTCGATTGCTTCGATGCAGGGCAGGCATAGGTCTTACCGTTGGAAGAGCTTGGCTCCATGTCCACGTCCATCCCGTCGTCGTCGCTGTCAGCTTCAGTCGGCTGGTTGTGGTTGACAGCGGCGGCGTTGGCTGCAGGCAACTCGTCGTGCTGACCAGCGGCGGCGTTGGCTTCAGGCAATTCGTCGTGGTGGATGGCCGCGTTGGCTTCAGGCAACTCGTCGTCATGGACGGCTGCGTTGGCTTCCGGCATGTCGTTCTGGTGATTTAACTGTGGACCGCCCAGGAGTTCCTCCATGTCCCAGAGCTGCATAAAACAGGGCACCTGGTTAGATCACTGCTAGTACTACATGGATAGCGGGGAAGGGCTGAGGGGGAGAGGGGTCGTCACCTTTATCATTTTGTCATGTGAAATGCTGCCTAGGTACTTCCTATCGTGCGAGAAACCTGCGGAACAGAGATACTAGTTGAGAACTTGGCACTCCTTGGAGTAACTTTTACCGAGAAATGACGGAGTGAACGTACCAAGCGCCTCGATTGGAAATTCTGAATGCTCAGCTAGCGGCTGTATTATCTGATTCGGTAAGATACCCACTAACCTGAATGCGACGAGAATATGGAGGGCATGATAAAATAACAAAGAGGACTACTAAACAGGCGACAGAAGTAGGTCATAAAGGCACCATGGTAAATTTCAAACCTGATCACACCGTCTGCTGCAGCAGATATCAGAGTTTCTTCATCCAGCTAAAACACCAAATACACTATATTAAATGATGATTAGACAGAGGAAAAGAAGGCAGAAATAAAAAAAAGGCATTAATTCTAACCTTCAGCAAGTTATCAACAGACTGTGCGTGCCCCAGAAAACGGTCACTAGCCACAAAAGTATATGTTAGTACACAACTACAGACAAAATCACTTGCAGACTTACTTGGTCTACCATCACAGAAATTGAAAGAGGCAAACTGGTTTAAGCTGTAACATGTTCAAATTACTCTGCTTATCACATGTGAAGATTCTTCTCAGGCCTTATCGGTGATAATAAAGCAACATGAGCCTTAACAGCCAATAACATTGTAGGAATTGATTACATGTGAGATAATACTGACTAAAGCCTGATATCTACCAAAAAATGGCTAATGTTATTGTTTAACCATGAGAAAAGAGAAATATCACTAACAAACATAATGTTTACTAATGTACATTACAGAGGATACAGCTATATACAACTAAAAAGGATAACAGCAGTTGTATGGCTAGCATTTAAAATGAAAACAGAGAACTAGAGAAAATAAGGTGTGTTTTCATGGGTGCCCTTCGGAATATAATCCATGGTAGGTGGATAGCTATTGGGTACATCTTTCTTTACATTTTACAATAGCAACCACTCGATAAATAAATTACAGTATATGACGTAAATCAAAGGATGCATTATATTTCTGCTCCTGGTGCAGTCATGAAAACACATTTACCTGCAGTCCTTAAAATGTCCCCACGAATACAACAATAGAGCTCCACTTGGAGTTCCGCAAACAACTTTTTGGCCATTCTGACAATTGCAAAGAATAAAGTTTTGTTCAGTAACCATGAAATTATGGATGAAGGGTGTGAAACTGTGAGTAAGTGAAAGTTGTTAAACAAAGGCAATTACCTTCATTACCACCACAGATAGGAGTTCGTCTTCTGAAAATTCAGATTGTGACTTTACCTATTAGCAGATTAGGCATGACCATGGTTATTAAGATTAAAGGTACTCATAGTGTGGAAGTTCTTAAAAGCAAACATAGAGTAAGGGTTTATATAATACACAGGGATGAGATTTGATGTATTGGAAAGGCAACTCACTCTGTTACCCCGGAGATTGTTCACAGATAAAGTTCCATCACCACTGCAAATAACAAGATAAAATTTAACATTGATTACCATAATGCCAAGGCAAAAAAAAAACTATCCAAAACTTTGAACAGGTAGAACTGCCCAAAAAATGGAACTTCAAGGATTCACAAAACATTGGCCTCATACATATATCATCATTCATGTACTAAATAACAGTGTTGTTCTGCATCAGTGATGTAAACTAAGAAGTGAAATGGCTGCGGCCTCTCCATGATGCCGAATGGTCTATGAGAAAGAGAGATTGGTAGACCCTGTTGCCATGGAAACACTAAGTTTGTGCTTGCATACAAATAGGCCACTCATTCCTATGAAATAATGCTCAACTATATAACACTGGTACAGCAATAAAATTTGCAGGAATGCAAATTAAGTACCTTGTAGCCAATATTTGATTTGAGCCAGCTACATAGGTCATATCTGATATGTAATCTTCATGGCGGTGAAAAGTGTTGCAGCAAGATCGTTGCCGAGTATCCCACACCTAAAATTGAAGAAGTATTTTAAACTGATAGTATCAAAGAGATTGTGTTACTACTATTGAAAAAGATAAGAGCTAGAAACATGGAAAAACTATCAAGTGTCGGCTTGTAAGTGTAGCTGTGCCAGTCCAAAATATATGCAAGTGGTCATTAAATAATGATAGCTATTATGATTATTATCAACCAAGCATAGGCGATTAGGTACTTAGAACAGGTCTGCATGGATAAATAAGATGGGGTGTAATTATATTATGTACTCCCATAAATGTACAGGTAGTAATAATCAACGGTGAAACTGGCCTACGTTTGAAAGCAATACAGCTGGAGGCAGTCAAACCGATACAATATTAAATACCTTAATGTAACCGTCATCATCGCCTGAAGCAACTGTAGTTTCAGTAAGACACACAAGGCGGTTTATGGCGTCACTGAAAATATCAACAAGAATATGAAATGAGGAAACATAGATATTTAGTTCCACAATAAAATTAATAGCAGCACTGATAACTGACAAAAACTTACTCATGTGCATTATCCAAACGGGCAATGACTTTGCCTGTTTCCACATCAGAAGCGACAATCGACATATCAGCAGATCCTGTCAGAATCGCTGCAACAAGCCACAACATGAACCAACAGGACCTGGTTAGAGTATCTCACAAGATGATCGGATGTGTTTTACCCTCAAATATGGGTTGTGACTGCCAATGCCAGCATAAAGCAACTAATGTTTTAGCACCATGCTTAAGAAAATAAAAACAGCTGGTGAAATATCAAAATCACAGATAAAATGTAGGGCAGTTGATTGGCAAGCTGGGAGGTACTGGCATTAATAAGGGAGTCATTACCAGTTCCTGAGTCCACAAAACGAACAGCCCTACAAGAGTCCTTGTGAGGTTTTGCCACGAACAACCTTAAAAACATAGCAAGAGGACGCTTTCATCAATCTCTGTCGATATGAAAACTACAGAGTACATAATAATTGTAATAACACAAAGACAGCTCGCATACCCATCAAACAGAAGTGTATACACCATTATTCACAGAGTCAGTGAGGCACTTAAATTGTGAGCTCACATACACCCATCCAACCAAAATGCCCACACGGCGACCCACAAATCAAGCTTTGCTAAACATACTATCATGGATTGCAAAACCAGGCAGAGAATTTATTACACGAAAACCCACAAAAATAGAATTAAATCCTACACGAACTCTGCATTAACCACATGAACCTTTCCACCTCGTGCACTCAGCTTACAACAAATGAAACCTCTACGGCTCCAAACGTAAGTAAGCAAGAACAGCAACTAGCAA
Proteins encoded in this window:
- the LOC123064263 gene encoding WD repeat-containing protein 55, producing MEALHEETPFDLSFHPSAPLVATSLITGELHMFRYADGLPLERLFVAKPHKDSCRAVRFVDSGTAILTGSADMSIVASDVETGKVIARLDNAHDDAINRLVCLTETTVASGDDDGYIKVWDTRQRSCCNTFHRHEDYISDMTYVAGSNQILATSGDGTLSVNNLRGNRVKSQSEFSEDELLSVVVMKNGQKVVCGTPSGALLLYSWGHFKDCSDRFLGHAQSVDNLLKLDEETLISAAADGVIRLVGILPNQIIQPLAEHSEFPIEALGFSHDRKYLGSISHDKMIKLWDMEELLGGPQLNHQNDMPEANAAVHDDELPEANAAIHHDELPEANAAAGQHDELPAANAAAVNHNQPTEADSDDDGMDVDMEPSSSNVSRSKKKGKGKRLDGFAPDFFADL